TAATGTTAATAAGTGTAGTGGCATGTACTACAATGGATGAAGGGTATAATAAGTTCTTGAAAGGAGGGGAAATCTCTTATACAGGAAAAATAGATTCTTTAGAAATTTTTTCTGGTAAAAATAGAGTTAAAGTAAAAGGACTTTTTATATCGGATCCAAAAATTACAGAGTGTAGGGTTTTTTGGAATAGTGGAGCAGATTCTATAGTAGTTCCAATAGCCAGAACCGAAGGAGTTGATACACTTGACATTATAATTAATGATCTAGAGGAAAATATTTATAGTTTTGATGTTCGTACCTATGATGCTTTAGGTAATAAATCTATTTCTGTCTCAGAAATAGGAACTTCTTATGGAGAACGTTATCAAAAATCTTTATTTCAACGTCCGGTTATATCAAATGAAATCATAGGAGGGGCACTTACTATTGAATATGCTTCAATGGATTTGTCCTCAGGTGTTTTTGGAACTGAAGTGAATTATATTGATGTAAACGATAGTCAAAAAAGTATCATCGTTCCAATTGATAGCTCAAATGTTGTTATAGAAGATTTTAAAGGTGGTACTGAATATGCTTACAGAACGTTATTCTTGCCTGATGAAACCTGTATAGATACTTTTTCTACAGATTTCACAACCCATAAACCACTACTAGAGATAACTTTGCCACCGTATTTTAAAAATGCTTCTATACCATTTGCAAAAGTATCAGATAAGGGGAGATGGTCTACACCAGCAGAGTGGGTTGTAAATGAAGGAGCAAAAAGCCATAGTGGAGAAGGTGGTTTGGATAATGATATTTTTAATTTAGAAAGTGGTTGGGGACAACCAGATATTATAAATGGTAAGGTATATCAAAGAATGAATTTACCTCCTGGAACCTATGCTTACACGATTAATATTAAGGAGACCAATTATGAAGGTGCAGACAATAACCTTGATCAAGCTTATTTTATCGTTGCTGAAGGTGGAGATTTACCAGATGTAAGTGATGCTGAGACTTCTGAATCAACAATCGTTTACGAGCGTGTTAACAAAGTCAATGGGTTAACCAGAACATTGGTATTTACACTAACAAAAGAATTAACACAGATTGTGATAGGTGTAGAGACTACGAACGATAAAGGGGCGGGAAGGTATTTGAAAATCAATTCCTTTTCATTGAATCAATTTACTGAAGCACCATACTTTAAAAATGCTTCGGCACCATTTGATAAAGTATTTGATAATGGAAGATGGTCTACTCCTGCAGATTGGGTTGTAAATGAAGGAGCAAAAAGCCATGGTGGACAAGGAGGATTAGATGGGGACTTGTTTAATTTAGAAAGTGGTTGGGGAGCTCCACCTATCATAAACGGTAAGATTTACCAAACCATGTTCCTTGAGGCTGGGACATATACCTATGGGATTAATATCAAGGAAACAAATTATGAAGGGGCAATAGCCAATAAAGAACAAGCTTATTTTGTTGTAGCAAAAGGTAGCACTTTACCAGATGTTATTGATGTTGAGACATCTTCGGAAACAATAGTTTATGAAAGAATTAATAAAGACAATGGAGTAAATAGATCTTTAGGGTTTACTTTAACAGAAGCGGCACAAGTTTCTATAGGAGTTGAAACGACAAATGCAGATAATTCTTATGGTCGTTATTTGAAAATAAACTCTTTTACATTGACTAAAAATTAATATAATAGATTAATGAGTTAAAGAAATGCGGTAAGTTTTATTTACCGTATTTCTTTTGAAAGAACATGAAAATTATTGAAGAAGTAAATTTGAAAGTGAAAAATGAAAAAAATATTCTTTAACACTAATGCCGCTTATATGTTGTGTAGTAGGGTTATGGGTGAGATTTTCAAGTAGATAGTAATCAAACCCATTGTTTATTTGATTCAATAAATTTTAATTATCAAGAGTCTTATGATGCCAAATGGCATTTGTTATACCGATGGGATTTAGGTCACTTTCAACCAACCATTTTGGTTAATAATAAATATGGGAATGGAAAGAGTTGGTAGTTCAACTACTAAAAGTTTAATTGTAAGAAGCAATATACAGTATTTTCAAGCTAAAAATAGCTGTGTAGCAGCAA
This genomic window from Mariniflexile sp. TRM1-10 contains:
- a CDS encoding DUF4998 domain-containing protein — encoded protein: MKYIYKKFYLQGAALLIMLISVVACTTMDEGYNKFLKGGEISYTGKIDSLEIFSGKNRVKVKGLFISDPKITECRVFWNSGADSIVVPIARTEGVDTLDIIINDLEENIYSFDVRTYDALGNKSISVSEIGTSYGERYQKSLFQRPVISNEIIGGALTIEYASMDLSSGVFGTEVNYIDVNDSQKSIIVPIDSSNVVIEDFKGGTEYAYRTLFLPDETCIDTFSTDFTTHKPLLEITLPPYFKNASIPFAKVSDKGRWSTPAEWVVNEGAKSHSGEGGLDNDIFNLESGWGQPDIINGKVYQRMNLPPGTYAYTINIKETNYEGADNNLDQAYFIVAEGGDLPDVSDAETSESTIVYERVNKVNGLTRTLVFTLTKELTQIVIGVETTNDKGAGRYLKINSFSLNQFTEAPYFKNASAPFDKVFDNGRWSTPADWVVNEGAKSHGGQGGLDGDLFNLESGWGAPPIINGKIYQTMFLEAGTYTYGINIKETNYEGAIANKEQAYFVVAKGSTLPDVIDVETSSETIVYERINKDNGVNRSLGFTLTEAAQVSIGVETTNADNSYGRYLKINSFTLTKN